TGAGCCATAATCAACAAAAATGAAATATCCCTTCGTTCATGTGACCATCAGATGAATTTTTATACCTGTCGGTCCCGGGCCTTTACGTCTGTGAAGCGGATGGCGACTGCCGGTTCTTCTCAGCACTACTTGACGGTAAATGGCTTAAGGATGTTTTAAAAAAAAGACTTGTCTGACCTACCGTACTACCGGCTGCAAAAAAATTCCTGAAGGATGTTATAGCCACAATTTATAAGTAGTCCATTCGCGTCAATATCAAAATATTGCGACGAGCCAAACATATAGTTGAGCTTGTTATATATTACTTTTCTGTACACTTGAAAAGCTCCTACCCTTTTCCCCTACTATGTATTTGATAACCATACATTTAATTAAACGTAAAGTATTTCCACTATCCCTCCACACCGAATCCTTCAACTGGGTTCACGAAGCCTCACACAGCGGGGCTTTCGGAAGCGATCAAAACGCAGCCCTGGAAAGGCACACAAATTAATATGATCGCCCCGGACCCTGAGAGTCCCCCCTTTACAAACTGTTGTAATAAAACACCCTATGCCGCCCAATGCCTGTTCCGGTGCATGCCAATTATTGGGATAGTTTGTTAATAATATTAAATTTGTTTTTTGCCTGTTTTACCTAAATTGTCCACATTTGATAAGCCCATTTATAAACTATAATGTTTTGGAAACGAATTATATGCACTAATTCATACACTTAACCCCAAACCCACTTGATGGAGACACTACACAAACTTTGTATCCCCCGAAATTTTGAAAAAGATATTGATGTTCAGGATATAACTGACATGCTGCAAGACCGTATAGATCCCGCTTTGTTTTTTGAAACAAACTACAAAACTCAGGGAATGTCAGTACTGTTTAAAACGGCCTTTGAACGTTTTAAAGGAAAAAGTCAACAGCAATTAATTAAGCTGACACAAAGTATGGGTGGCGGTAAAACCCACAACATGATCTCGTTGGGTTTATTAGCCAAGCATCCAGCCTTTAGGGAACAAATAATTGGCAAAGATTATTCCGATGATGGTTTGGGTAAGGTTGAAGTACTCGCATTTTCTGGTCGGGAAAGCAATACTCCCAATGGCATCTGGGGTGAATTGGCAAAACAATTAGGTAAAGAAGCCGAGTTTAAATCACTATGGGAAGGCGGCCTCCGGGCGCCAGGTCAGAGTGAATGGATCAACATGCTGAAAGGTTCACCCAAATTAATTTTGTTGGATGAGCTTCCTCCTTATTTGGATAATGCGCAGACTGTTGCCATTGGTTCAGGTACATTGGCCATAGTAACTACTACGGCATTGGCCAATATGTTCAACGCGTTGAACACGGCTGCCTTAAGCAATGTATTGATCGTTATTTCTGATCTAAAAGCAACCTATCAAAGTGGGACCCGTTTGTTGCAATCTACTTTTTCAAACCTGGAAGGCGAGGTAAGCCGGTTTGCATTAGATATTCAACCGGTTGGTAGTTCTTCAGATGAGATTTATGATATTTTGCGTACTAAGTTATTTGAAAAGCTTCCTGGCAAGGATGCCGTAAATGATATTGCCCTGGCTTATAAAGCAAAAGTAGAAGAGGCAAAAAACCTGGGCTTTACCACGTACAATCCGGATAAAATATTTACTGGGATCAAAGAGGCTTACCCTTTTCATCCTTCTATCAGAGAACTGTATGAACGGTTTAGAGAAAATCAAAACTTTCAACAAACCCGTGACCTGATAAGATTAATGCGAAAGATCATTACCTCCATATGGGGTACGGGTATTGCTGATAAACGTTATCTCATCAATGCTTTTGATATTGATCTGAACGATACTTCCATGAATACCACCATTACACAAATAAAACCATCACTGGGTAATGCCATTAGTAAAGACATTGCTAACGAAGGTCGTTCCACTGCGGAGTCAATAGATGCACAGTATAACATTGAATTTATTTCGCAGGTAGCTAAATTGCTCTTGGTAGCGTCGCTGGCTGACGTGCCGAATGCCCTATTGGGTTTAACCCAACACGAATTGGTGGGTTACCTGGTAGAGCCCGGGAAGGATATCACCAGTTACCGAAATGCTTTTGAAGAATTCTTATCGCAGGCCTGGTATGTTCATCCGGACAAAGATGGCCGGTTACATTTCCAACATGTTAGAAACCTCATAGCTGAATTGAATAGCCTGATTGATGGGTACGATGACGATAATGCAAAGATCGAGATCAGGAAATTTTTAGCAGATCGCTTCAAACCAATCATCGGTGATTGCTATCAAAAAGTGTCAGTTTTTCCGCCCATCGATGAAATAAAACTGGACGAAGAAAAAAATCTGTTGGTATTGTTTGAACCCAATATTTCCGGTTCAGGTTTAAATCCCAATTTGTTGCATTTGTACGAGCATACCCAATATAAGAACAGGGTCATGTTCTTGACAGGCGATCGCAACACCATGGACAACCTGATCCGTAAGGCTAAAGAGTTTAAAGCCATTCAACGCATCATTAAAAGATTGCGGGAAGAAAAAGTAGCTGAAAACAATACTCAGTTTGAAATGGCGGTTGACCGGGAAATAAAGATCGGTCAGCAATTTTTATCTGCGGCCAGAGAAACTTTTGTGAAGCTGTATTACCCATTTCATTTCAAAGGACAGGACAAGCTGGTGGATGCGGAGTTTCTGATGGATTTTAAAGGAAATAATTACAATGGGGAAGACCAGATCAAAAAGGTGTTGTCAGATCGGCAAAAGTTTACTTTAGAAGATCCAACAGGAAACGGGTTCAAAGTAAAATGCCTGCAACGATTATTTACTTTAGATGAAATGCGACAGGAAGATCTGATAAGCCGTGCGGCTTCCAATCCTGCCTGGCAGTGGCATCATCCAAAAGCTTTGGAAGAGTTGATTGACCATTGCCTGAAAAATGGCATTTGGTTTAAAGCAGGGAACTACATTCAAAAAAATCCGCCTAAAGAGGACACTTCCGTAACGGTTCAAGCCACCTGGGCAGATAAAAATAGCAGCGAAGCCACCTTAAAAATCATTCCAAAGTTTGGCGATGTGGTTCATTATGAAATTGATCAGGAGCCTACTACCACCTCTGATAAGATCACGGATTTTACCAATTGGAAGACGAATGATATGGTCGTTTATTTTCTGTGTGTAGACAGCAAGGGAATAAATGAAACAGGCAAAGCCTATAAATGGACAAACAAACTAACGCTCAAATATCATACTTATGATGCTGGTGGCGAAAAAAAGATAAAACTGGAAGCTTCTGCCCCGGATGCAAAAATCTTGTACACCACCGATGGTGCTGAGCCCAGAGACAACGGGGCCGTCTTTGCCGGTGATTTCATCATTCCAAAAGGCACCAGGTTTGTATTAGCCATTGCTGAAAAGAAAGGGGTTTACAGCGACCGGCTTGAAATACCCATTAACTGGAACAGACCGGAAGGGCTTAAAATTGATAAAGCCAAATCGCTGGTCTATGAGAAAAAAGGAACTTTTAAAACCAGTAACAACAAGACCACCTTTGAAGAATTGAGTTTATTTGCTAAACATGGGGCTAAGTTCAGGGGACCCATTCTGAACTTTACTTTCAAATTGTCCGATAAAGAGTTTTGGTCTTGTGTAACTTTTGCGGAAGATCTGGTGTTAACCAAAGAGCAAATTGAAGCACACATAAACTATATGCGCACCAGCCTCAGTGCAGATGGAACATTTGAGACCTCATTACAATTAGACGGCGTGGTGTTTCCATCTGGCCAGGCTTTTGAAGACTGGGTGTCGGAGAAGCAAATGGAATTGAGTTCATTAAATCAAGAGGAGATTATTCAATAAAATAGTGTGTTATGGCAAAAGGCAAAGAAAGTTTAGGATTTGGTTTCGATCCTTCGGAAGCGAAACACCATTTTTTGGTGATCATTCCAAAAACTGCTACCGGAAAGGTATTGATATACGAACGTTTTGATTGGGGTACTGAAGAGGAAAACAGGGATAAGATCTCAGGCGAGCTTTCTATGTTCGATCCACCGGAGCAAAAAATAGATCAGCGTTTCGACAGGCTGAAGTGTGAGATCTCTAAACACAAATGGAAAGAAATAGAAAATGCGGTACGTTTAGAGTTTAACAATCGCTTAAAGGAGTATGGGCAAAAAGCCGGTAATTGGAAGCAGGGGCAAACCCCTGTACAAAGATTATTAGGGAAAGAGTTAACCCTCCTTTGCTGGGCAATTGAAGATTGCGATGTGAAAGTAATACCCACTGCAATAAAAAACTGGCAGGGGTTAAAAGCTGAAGAACGCTGGTGGTTATACACCATGACCAATGCCAGTACCGGTGACGCCAATACCAAATACGGTTGGCGTACAGCAATCAGGTATGCACTCACCGAAAATCCCATTACCGATAAGTACCAGCAACGCAGCATTTTCGATCAGTATTTAAATGATGCCATTGAGAACTAGCAAAAGAAAAAAGATTTAATGGATACCCTTAATGAAAA
The Niastella koreensis GR20-10 genome window above contains:
- a CDS encoding DUF499 domain-containing protein is translated as MSVLFKTAFERFKGKSQQQLIKLTQSMGGGKTHNMISLGLLAKHPAFREQIIGKDYSDDGLGKVEVLAFSGRESNTPNGIWGELAKQLGKEAEFKSLWEGGLRAPGQSEWINMLKGSPKLILLDELPPYLDNAQTVAIGSGTLAIVTTTALANMFNALNTAALSNVLIVISDLKATYQSGTRLLQSTFSNLEGEVSRFALDIQPVGSSSDEIYDILRTKLFEKLPGKDAVNDIALAYKAKVEEAKNLGFTTYNPDKIFTGIKEAYPFHPSIRELYERFRENQNFQQTRDLIRLMRKIITSIWGTGIADKRYLINAFDIDLNDTSMNTTITQIKPSLGNAISKDIANEGRSTAESIDAQYNIEFISQVAKLLLVASLADVPNALLGLTQHELVGYLVEPGKDITSYRNAFEEFLSQAWYVHPDKDGRLHFQHVRNLIAELNSLIDGYDDDNAKIEIRKFLADRFKPIIGDCYQKVSVFPPIDEIKLDEEKNLLVLFEPNISGSGLNPNLLHLYEHTQYKNRVMFLTGDRNTMDNLIRKAKEFKAIQRIIKRLREEKVAENNTQFEMAVDREIKIGQQFLSAARETFVKLYYPFHFKGQDKLVDAEFLMDFKGNNYNGEDQIKKVLSDRQKFTLEDPTGNGFKVKCLQRLFTLDEMRQEDLISRAASNPAWQWHHPKALEELIDHCLKNGIWFKAGNYIQKNPPKEDTSVTVQATWADKNSSEATLKIIPKFGDVVHYEIDQEPTTTSDKITDFTNWKTNDMVVYFLCVDSKGINETGKAYKWTNKLTLKYHTYDAGGEKKIKLEASAPDAKILYTTDGAEPRDNGAVFAGDFIIPKGTRFVLAIAEKKGVYSDRLEIPINWNRPEGLKIDKAKSLVYEKKGTFKTSNNKTTFEELSLFAKHGAKFRGPILNFTFKLSDKEFWSCVTFAEDLVLTKEQIEAHINYMRTSLSADGTFETSLQLDGVVFPSGQAFEDWVSEKQMELSSLNQEEIIQ
- a CDS encoding DUF3780 domain-containing protein, giving the protein MAKGKESLGFGFDPSEAKHHFLVIIPKTATGKVLIYERFDWGTEEENRDKISGELSMFDPPEQKIDQRFDRLKCEISKHKWKEIENAVRLEFNNRLKEYGQKAGNWKQGQTPVQRLLGKELTLLCWAIEDCDVKVIPTAIKNWQGLKAEERWWLYTMTNASTGDANTKYGWRTAIRYALTENPITDKYQQRSIFDQYLNDAIEN